In Lates calcarifer isolate ASB-BC8 linkage group LG21, TLL_Latcal_v3, whole genome shotgun sequence, the sequence CATCAATAACCTGTCTAGCAAGTAGCGTTGAGCGaaaaaatgctaaaacaaataacttaaaacaaaagaaaacacttaCTTATGTTTTACAGTGGTGACTGTCTCTGATGCTACACTAGTAGTGATGTTCTTTGCTGCTACTTCCAAACCAGTCCACATGGTTGCAAACCctgaagaaacacacaaaatacaaaagatatTAGCACCTTTCAGCACATTTCTTATAAACAATTTCCTCTAAAGTGTAGGTAAACTCTACCTTGCACGCCACTGGCAGCCACCACCATGGCACCATCTATGTTGGAACGCCCATCCTTGTCTTTCTTCATAGATTCTGGGATCAGCTTGCCTCCATGTTTTTTCACGTGTGGCGCCAACTCCCGACCCACACAGCTAGCGACGGTACACACCCCGTCCACTAGAGCAACACAACATTACTCAATTACAATTGCAAATACACAAGGTCAGTAGAATGTGCTGAACGAAGATGAGTTAGTCACCTAAAAACTGGCTGACTTTGACAGCTCCTCCCGTAGCTTGCTTGGCAACATGGAGGCCTTTGGTGACTGTGGGGCTGACGTGGGTGGGTTTGTCCTCTGGAGTGATGTGCTCTCTGAGTTTGGACGCCCCTTTGTGAATAGCCTTGCCTGTGAACTCAGCTCCTTTCACCAGACCCCAGCTTAACCAGGATGCACCTGAAAGGACAACAGGATCTCATGGGGTTAATGATGCTGGGCTGCTGATCCATATTCATCGACGTCTCTCTAAAGTAACTGCTAACAAACTATAGCATAAGGATATTCAAGTTtgaagacacaaaatgacctcaCCTGTCAGGATCCCATTTGCCACCTTTTCACTCCACTCGGGCAGAGATTTATCCTCCTCGGCTGCCTCTGGTGCGGTCTCCTCTGGTGCGGTCTCGTCAGGTGTAGCGATGGACACTTTCTGACTGAGATTAATGGTGTCTGCAGCTTCATCTGGTGCCTGATCAAATAGACACATTGGTTAGCTACTGTTAGATGAAGACAGACAATGTGGGCTGAAAATAAGAACTACTTTTCAGTCAAAATCTTTGGACAACATGTCTGCTACTTTGTGCAAGCTGTACACTTCTCCATTCGGATGCTCGTCTCCAAGTAACACCCCCACCCGCCAAATTCACATAATAGCTCCTCTCATTATTCTGCGCCTCTAGTTACAATGCACTGTTTGTTTGCCACAAAGAGActgccattttaaaatgtctcccTGCAGTCAGAAAACAGGCTCCCTTTGTGCTGAAAACCTTGAATCTCTTACTTGAcccaaaaaatgaaaacaacataaaagtGCCTACTTGCTGATAGGGAATCACATCCATCGGAGAAGATAACTAGCCTGGCTGCATACATCAGAAATGACCTTGTTTAGCATCGACCTGAGCCAGCATCTCTATCTCCGACATGGCAGAACTGGCACTTGTCTTTCGGCTGAAGCTCTGAGGCTGTTCTAGCCACTGCAGATAAGAGCATTATAACTGATTAATTCGCCTCACCTGCCTGTCTAAAATCCCCACTATGCTGAGGCAGGGGTAACTTGGGGAAGTGTGCCAGCTTCAGAAGTAACTGGGAGCGAGAGTGCCACGCCAggcaaaaacaatgaaagagtTTGGAATCCTCTCAGTCTGCAGCCTCAGAGGATTGCGTAAGCAGCCGCTACTGTCTTTTTCATGAGAGGAACAGATTTAATATTTGCAGTGTTTCCTATGCTTGCAGAATTTGTTTGTGATGATGACTGACTTGGAAAAAGAGGTGGAGGGTGGCTGGGGATggcaaaacaaaagtgaaatcACAGGCTAAGAACTGCAACATTTTGCACTTTAAACTGCATTTCAACACAGAACACGAGATATCTTTATGTGTGACGACAAATCTATTTAGTTGGACTGGACACTCCATTCTTCTGCAAGGGAAACattcatttgttaaataaacattagCAGCTGAAGCTCAGGCTCAAGCTACTATTGCATAGAACAATCAGACTGATGAGGTGGGAACTCATCAGTTaaaaaacatgtgaaatgaaaatgcatttgcCATCTTATGCCTGTAACTACCAATAGCTGCAGAGCACTCCAATTTCACAGTCTTTGCCTAAAATAGCTCTCTGTGCCCCCCACTGGCACAAGAGGATTTGCTCAACAATTATTTCATGACTTCAAACATattttgatgtgaaaacaaaagaaatacacTTCAGAGAACAGTAGACTTATAGCAGCACAAAATGCATGTCATCATGCTGCAGATTACCTGCACTGATATATATTCAAATACGTACAccctgtttgcatttgtttccCAAAGAATGTCAAAACACGTGTTGTCGCAGTTATGATGGCAGCACTGACCTGAACCCTGAGATCTGTCATCTGTGACAGCAGGTCCTGGAACAGTTCTCTGTTAGCAGCAGGCAGCTCAGAGGACAACACCACCCCCACATAATAGCCTGGAGCTGGCGCCATCATGTCCGGAAACATAAACACTCCAGTGTTACACAGCAGCACTGGTGAATCCATAGCCATGAGAGGGTACAGCCAGTCGCACACctgacagggaggaggagagagtattaaaaaataagaaatgcatgaaaatctgaaaagaaaCAGGTAAATGTTATGATGTCATGACGATGCATATCAGCCCAGAATGTCGTATTTTGCCCCAATATGATGATAAGTGAAGTCAAATGTAAGAAGGGAAAAGAAGTCTGCAAAGACATTTTTGCtaatttgtgctgttttcaaaTGTAACCCTGAAATGATGAGCTTGACATAATGGAGATTCTGATTAGTGCGACACAGTGAACCGTCTGACAGAAGACAAACCCGAGGACACTGTCTCCCTCTGACTGCTGCATGTCTAACAGGATTATAGGGCATAACAGTGTAAGCAGGATTTAGATAATTACTTGCACTCATGTGAATCACTGATGTCACCCACTAGCAATAGCACCTGGGAAATTCCCCAACGAAGAGTCAAATTTCAGTCTTATGACCCACTAGTGTCAGTGCATTGACTGTTAATAGACAGAAGGGCTAGGCACTgccaaaaaaccaaaaatgcTCAGAACAGGATGAGTTGGATTTTTTAGATAAACTATTGATTTAGTATCTTAACGAAAACCTAAGCTGACACGTTTACAGAGCTTCGAGTAATTTCTTATCTTATCGCTGTACACTGACTGGGGACAAAGTAACAGTGTAGCTGAATGTGGGCTGATTTGTGTCCATGCCTTTCATAGACTAAGTTACATCAGGTCTGGTGAGACTCTCAGACTAATCCATGTAACTGTTGTGATTGAGCACTGCAAACATTTCTGAGGCAAAAGTAAAAGACAggttatgttttttttggtgACACTCCATCCATGTTCAGggctttttccttcttttcctttttcctggaGAATTTAAAAGCAGAAGCTTTGCTGAATTACCATCTTTACCAAAACTTCATCACACAGGAAGTAAAACTACCTCTTTAATCAATTGCAACATTGACTGCAATAGCAGGATCACTCCAGGGTGActctcagtgaaaacacaggaggATGGTGCTCTATTTGATCAGTGCTGACTTCACTTAACTGACAAGATTCTGTAAAAAGGTCTGCtctgacaaaagacagaaaagacattGAACAGACGTTGCCAGTGACAGACAGTATCAGTGTTACAGATCAGCTCGTTTCCCTGTTAAGTGACAACTTTCATCTAAATGCATCGGTGGGTGTGAGCAGTGATGGCAGATGTCTGGAAACAGGAACATAAAATGTAACAGTCTTAATGAATGCCTTACTGACTGCTGCTTAGGGGAAAAATTAAGTTGCAATAAATCAGCTTAAGATATTGTATATGTttatcatatttatatttattttcatgtcaaaaaaataaatgaatgtttgtaaGATTGTGACTGAGGTACCATCTTTGTCCCATTGTGAGCCAATAATGACAGTGATCTGGGATTTCCCAAGAGGATGACATCATGTGCATAAACTCAATGGGATTAGGGCACTAAGTCAACAACTCTCACGTGATCATGTCCGCAAGGTGAGGGATCATTAACTGGCCTATCTTGGCCAGCTGATGACTCACAGTCTAAGAGGTCTTGATGAGCAGAGCAAACATCTTACAAAATCAGGTGAAAGGGCACAAGACAGACTAGAGAGAACTGGTGACACTGCAGTGGTGACATTTTACTTGCACTCATTGCATCAGATTGGCACTAGCAGCTTATCTAGTCCTTTCCAGCTTTGAAGTGAAGTGATTTAGTGTGATGAAACATCGGaggtattttttttccccacttacTTGCAGAAATGCTGGTGGTCGGTTGGGCATTCTGTCAGAGCGATCACTGGTAAACTTCACCAGCCGCAGGTAACCGGGGTAGGATGGAGCGCTCACTTGACCCTCAGGTGTGACAAAGAATATCTGCACACCATGAGGGATGTACAGCAGCTCCTCACCCTCTTCGCCCATACTCTGGGGAGATGGTGTTGAGTTAGATGTGCGACTGTAGAACTCATCCCCGACCAACGACATCTCCCCTGAATCTGTGCCATATGAAATAGATAGGTGGCCATCAGCTGCTTGAGGAGAGTAAGCTGGAGGCTGTTCGGCCGGAACCGCAGGCTGTCTGGtaggtgagagagggagacccACATTACTGCCTACAGGCATGCCTCCTACAGCTCCTGCTGCACAGCCATTAGCAGAGAGCAGGTTTGGTGGAGCTGGCCTCTCTGGCTTCTCTTTGGTGGGGAGTTTTGGGTAGATACTTTGGGCAGGCATGCCCTCAGCACCAGGTCCAGGCACACTGGTAGTGGTCAGAGTAGGTGCAGATCCAAGGTCAGAGCTGGTCTCTAGTATGGCCAGGCGAGTGGTGATGTTGTTCAGCGTCTCCTGCATCTTCTGCTGCATCTGTCTGGCTGATTCCCAGGAGCTGCCCACACACTCTTCTCCCTGTGAAGGCACACTGATGGCCCTGAGAAGGTGCTGTCGCCCACGCTTATAGAGCTCCAGAGCCTGCGCCTTGTCTCCAGCTTCGTCTGCTGTCAGTCCTTTATTTAAGCACTCAAAGGCTCTCTCATAGCCATCTTTGATCACCTGAAGTCTGGCATTGTCGAATGCATCTTGTTTAGCTTTCTCCATTCCCCCTGAAATAAAACGTACATTTAGCTTCATTTACATTCTGCTGTATTCATCAAAACATGGGCTGACCTTAACACACCACACGTAGACAAAACATGCACAGCATGATAGGGCAGACTGTCATCTTAGCTTCAACATGAAACACCTAACACTTTATGTCACTTAAAACTTTCTAACGCTAACTTAACCACCACTGAACTCACTTTATCTACAGTCAAAAGTTATGTCGTCTcactcagaaaaaaactgacattgGTAATTGAACTGACCAGTCTTTCCGGCTCTAAATTAGTTATGTGcgttgtttttttgttttttatttta encodes:
- the LOC108876027 gene encoding spartin isoform X1, with protein sequence MEKAKQDAFDNARLQVIKDGYERAFECLNKGLTADEAGDKAQALELYKRGRQHLLRAISVPSQGEECVGSSWESARQMQQKMQETLNNITTRLAILETSSDLGSAPTLTTTSVPGPGAEGMPAQSIYPKLPTKEKPERPAPPNLLSANGCAAGAVGGMPVGSNVGLPLSPTRQPAVPAEQPPAYSPQAADGHLSISYGTDSGEMSLVGDEFYSRTSNSTPSPQSMGEEGEELLYIPHGVQIFFVTPEGQVSAPSYPGYLRLVKFTSDRSDRMPNRPPAFLQVCDWLYPLMAMDSPVLLCNTGVFMFPDMMAPAPGYYVGVVLSSELPAANRELFQDLLSQMTDLRVQAPDEAADTINLSQKVSIATPDETAPEETAPEAAEEDKSLPEWSEKVANGILTGASWLSWGLVKGAEFTGKAIHKGASKLREHITPEDKPTHVSPTVTKGLHVAKQATGGAVKVSQFLVDGVCTVASCVGRELAPHVKKHGGKLIPESMKKDKDGRSNIDGAMVVAASGVQGFATMWTGLEVAAKNITTSVASETVTTVKHKYGAAAGQATDHAVNSAINVGITAFNIDNLGVKAVVKRTGKQTAQAILEDYKLQEKPANGKQVEKSDK
- the LOC108876027 gene encoding spartin isoform X2, coding for MEKAKQDAFDNARLQVIKDGYERAFECLNKGLTADEAGDKAQALELYKRGRQHLLRAISVPSQGEECVGSSWESARQMQQKMQETLNNITTRLAILETSSDLGSAPTLTTTSVPGPGAEGMPAQSIYPKLPTKEKPERPAPPNLLSANGCAAGAVGGMPVGSNVGLPLSPTRQPAVPAEQPPAYSPQAADGHLSISYGTDSGEMSLVGDEFYSRTSNSTPSPQSMGEEGEELLYIPHGVQIFFVTPEGQVSAPSYPGYLRLVKFTSDRSDRMPNRPPAFLQVCDWLYPLMAMDSPVLLCNTGVFMFPDMMAPAPGYYVGVVLSSELPAANRELFQDLLSQMTDLRVQAPDEAADTINLSQKVSIATPDETAPEETAPEAAEEDKSLPEWSEKVANGILTGASWLSWGLVKGAEFTGKAIHKGASKLREHITPEDKPTHVSPTVTKGLHVAKQATGGAVKVSQFLVDGVCTVASCVGRELAPHVKKHGGKLIPESMKKDKDGRSNIDGAMVVAASGVQGFATMWTGLEVAAKNITTSVASETVTTVKHKFRGLQNIFDPPNENKCMEQQQDKPQTMPSILPLMSVSLPSTLTTWASKLW